The Coffea arabica cultivar ET-39 chromosome 8e, Coffea Arabica ET-39 HiFi, whole genome shotgun sequence genome window below encodes:
- the LOC140012796 gene encoding uncharacterized protein, with protein sequence MEFLRLNKKVTVAQFMEKVYLELNVNIIKHQASKTFMKAKLLIHGSYKNQYRKLWDYCEELLTCNPRTTVYMETILDESSGKDRFLRLYICFKVLKRGFKVGCRRVIGVDGCHLRGPHPGILLTAVGINANDCIYPVAYAVVEVENKNSWKWFIEFLKYDLSISEQKSWTIISDRQKGLRSAIEEVIPEVEHRHCVRHLHNNMKKLHPRQSIKNRFWACARSSYMRRFESEMEILREYDGNAHRWLLDNTNPAHWSRSHFREAAKCDILLNNLCESFNSVILEAREKPNLGMLESIRVYLMERLKTKRVKS encoded by the exons ATGGAATTCCTTAggttgaataagaaggtgacagtTGCACAATTCATGGAAAAAGTTTACCTTGAACTCAATGTCAACATCATTAAGCACCAGGCAAGCAAGACTTTCATGAAGGCCAAGTTGTTGATTCATGGTAGTTACAAAAATCAATACAGAAAACTGTGGGACTATTGTGAAGAACTGCTTACATGTAATCCCAGGACAACAGTGTATATGGAGACCATACTTGACGAAAGCAGTGGTAAGGATAGATTTTTAAGATTGTATATATGCTTTAAAGTGTTGAAAAGAGGGTTCAAAGTTGGTTGTAGACGTGTGATTGGGGTGGATGGTTGTCACTTGAGGGGTCCACACCCCGGAATATTGTTAACAGCAGTTGGTATTAATGCAAATGACTGCATTTATCCTGTTGCTTATGCCGTGGTGGAGGTCGAAAATAAAAATTCTTGGAAGTGGTTCATAGAATTCTTGAAGTATGATTTGTCAATTTCTGAACAGAAGAGCTGGACTATCATTAGTGATAGGCAAAAG GGTTTAAGATCTGCTATTGAAGAAGTGATTCCAGAAGTAGAGCACAGACATTGTGTACGACATCTACACAACAACATGAAAAAGTTGCATCCTAGACAATCCATTAAGAATAGATTTTGGGCGTGTGCACGGTCATCCTATATGAGGAGATTTGAATCTGAAATGGAAATTTTAAGAGAGTATGATGGCAATGCTCATAGGTGGCTGCTAGACAACACTAATCCAGCACACTGGTCAAGATCACACTTTAGAGAAGCAGCAAAGTGTGATATTCTATTGAATAACTTATGTGAGAGTTTCAACTCAGTCATCCTAGAGGCCAGAGAAAAACCAAATCTTGGTATGCTTGAGAGCATTAGAGTTTATCTCATGGAGAGATTAAAGACAAAAAGAGTTAAAAGCTGA